In the Pantoea sp. Aalb genome, one interval contains:
- the icd gene encoding NADP-dependent isocitrate dehydrogenase translates to MESKVFVPRKGQKIILHKGKMIIPNNPIIPYIEGDGIGIDICPIMIKVVDAAVKKSYNNIKKISWMEIYAGQKSVELYGSHCWLPRETIDFIREYRIAIKGPLTTPISTGIRSLNVKLRQELDLYICLRPIRYYKGTPSPLKHPEDTNMIIFRENSEDIYTGIEWKANSVEAKKIIKFLHEEMQVTNIRFPNKCGIGIKLCSEEGTKRLIRAAIQYVITNNRDSLTIVHKGNIMKFTEGSFKKWGYNLIQNEFGGKFINSSDSYMNFKNPNTGKNIIIKDVIADSFLQQILMRPKDYDVIACMNLNGDYISDALAAQVGGIGIAPGANIGDECALFEATHGTAPKYAGQNKVNPGSIILSAEMMLRYMEWYEAANLIIKGMEKTIANKTVTYDFERLMFDAKLLTCLEFGEEIIANM, encoded by the coding sequence ATGGAGAGTAAAGTATTTGTTCCAAGAAAAGGGCAGAAGATTATTCTACATAAAGGTAAAATGATTATTCCAAATAATCCAATTATTCCATATATTGAAGGAGATGGTATAGGTATTGATATTTGTCCTATCATGATAAAAGTTGTCGATGCTGCTGTAAAGAAATCTTATAATAATATAAAAAAGATTTCTTGGATGGAAATTTATGCAGGTCAGAAATCAGTTGAACTCTATGGTTCCCATTGTTGGTTACCACGTGAAACTATAGATTTTATTAGAGAATATCGAATTGCTATTAAAGGACCATTAACTACACCAATTAGCACTGGTATACGTTCTTTAAACGTTAAATTACGTCAAGAACTAGATTTATATATTTGTTTACGTCCGATACGATATTATAAAGGTACTCCGAGTCCATTAAAGCATCCAGAAGATACTAATATGATCATTTTCCGTGAAAATTCTGAGGATATTTATACAGGTATTGAATGGAAAGCTAATTCCGTAGAAGCTAAAAAAATAATCAAATTTTTACATGAAGAAATGCAAGTTACGAACATTCGTTTTCCTAATAAGTGTGGAATAGGTATAAAACTATGTTCTGAAGAAGGAACCAAGCGTCTTATTAGAGCAGCAATTCAGTATGTTATCACTAATAATAGAGATTCATTAACTATAGTACATAAAGGAAATATTATGAAATTTACTGAAGGATCATTTAAAAAATGGGGATACAATTTAATACAAAATGAATTTGGTGGTAAATTTATTAATAGTAGTGATTCATATATGAATTTTAAAAATCCTAATACTGGTAAAAATATTATTATTAAAGATGTGATTGCTGATTCTTTTTTACAGCAAATTTTAATGAGACCAAAAGATTATGATGTTATTGCCTGTATGAATTTAAATGGTGATTATATTTCAGATGCACTTGCAGCTCAAGTTGGGGGTATAGGTATCGCTCCTGGTGCAAATATAGGAGATGAATGTGCTTTATTTGAAGCTACTCATGGTACTGCACCTAAATATGCAGGTCAAAATAAAGTAAATCCAGGTTCTATAATCTTATCAGCTGAAATGATGTTACGTTATATGGAATGGTATGAAGCAGCAAATTTAATAATTAAAGGTATGGAAAAAACAATTGCAAATAAAACTGTAACATATGATTTTGAGCGTTTAATGTTTGATGCTAAATTATTAACATGTTTAGAGTTTGGTGAAGAAATTATTGCTAATATGTAA
- the potA gene encoding spermidine/putrescine ABC transporter ATP-binding protein PotA gives MKPISLKKPLVTLSAISKKFDGKSIISSFDLNIHHGEFITLLGPSGCGKTTILRLIAGLEEVDSGRIFLDEHDITNIPAEQRHTNTVFQSYALFPHMSVFENIAFGLRMKKVEGIEITKRVNQVLLMVQMDGLADRRPHQLSGGQQQRVAIARAIVNRPKVLLLDESLSALDYKLRRQMQNELKALQRKLGITFIFVTHDQEEALAISDRIVVMRDGKIEQQGTPREIYEKPNNLFVASFIGEINVFYAKVMNRDNAPIIRVHFEGHECDINCPFSVKIGEKIYVLLRPEDLRVKGMNNNNCAGNYLVGYVRARNYKGMILESIVELENGKMLTISEFFNEDNLDYDDFLNQKIIIKWIPNREMVLPYEHHV, from the coding sequence ATGAAGCCAATAAGTTTAAAAAAACCTTTAGTCACACTTTCTGCTATTAGTAAAAAATTTGACGGTAAAAGTATTATTTCTTCTTTTGATTTAAATATTCATCATGGTGAGTTTATAACTTTACTTGGCCCATCTGGTTGTGGAAAAACCACTATTTTACGTTTAATAGCTGGATTAGAAGAAGTTGATAGTGGTCGTATTTTTCTTGATGAGCATGATATTACTAATATACCAGCTGAACAACGTCATACTAATACTGTATTTCAAAGTTACGCACTTTTTCCTCATATGTCAGTTTTTGAAAATATAGCTTTTGGTTTACGGATGAAAAAAGTTGAAGGTATCGAGATAACTAAGCGTGTAAATCAAGTATTATTAATGGTGCAAATGGATGGACTTGCTGATCGTCGTCCACATCAACTTTCAGGTGGTCAACAACAGCGAGTTGCAATAGCTCGTGCAATAGTCAATCGTCCTAAAGTACTTTTATTAGATGAATCTCTATCAGCTTTAGATTATAAATTACGTCGTCAAATGCAAAATGAGTTAAAAGCTCTGCAACGCAAACTAGGTATTACTTTCATATTTGTTACTCATGATCAAGAAGAAGCATTGGCTATCTCAGATCGTATAGTGGTGATGCGTGATGGAAAGATTGAACAACAAGGAACTCCACGTGAGATTTATGAAAAACCTAATAATCTATTCGTAGCAAGTTTTATTGGTGAAATTAATGTATTTTATGCCAAGGTTATGAATAGAGATAATGCACCTATTATACGAGTACATTTTGAAGGACATGAATGTGATATTAATTGTCCATTTTCTGTTAAAATTGGAGAAAAAATATATGTTTTACTACGTCCTGAAGACTTACGTGTTAAGGGAATGAATAATAATAATTGTGCTGGTAATTATTTAGTTGGATATGTACGCGCACGTAACTACAAAGGAATGATATTAGAATCTATTGTTGAATTAGAAAATGGTAAAATGTTAACAATAAGTGAATTTTTTAATGAAGATAATTTAGATTATGATGATTTTTTAAATCAAAAAATCATTATAAAGTGGATACCTAATAGAGAGATGGTATTGCCATATGAACATCATGTGTAA
- the potC gene encoding spermidine/putrescine ABC transporter permease PotC produces MILRWVRIIFTYSIYAWLYIPILILIINSFNISRFGIIWQGFSIQWYKLLIKNDSLIQAAQHSIIIAMLSASFATFIGLLTAIALYRYNFRAKLFISSMLFIVIMSPDILMAISLLVLFMLMGISLGFWSLLLSHITFCLPFVVITIYSRLNGFDKRILEVAKDLGAGEITILYKILIPLMLPAIIASWLLSFTLSMDDIVISSFVTNPTFEILPLKIYSMVKIGVSPEINALATILMLLSLLILITSQLLFRDKTKPLGNI; encoded by the coding sequence ATGATTTTACGTTGGGTACGTATAATTTTTACATATAGCATTTATGCTTGGCTTTATATTCCTATATTAATATTAATTATTAATTCTTTTAATATTTCTCGATTTGGTATTATTTGGCAAGGTTTCAGTATTCAATGGTATAAATTACTTATAAAAAATGATAGTTTAATTCAAGCAGCACAGCATTCTATAATTATAGCTATGTTATCAGCTAGTTTTGCTACATTTATCGGTTTACTAACTGCGATAGCTTTATATAGATATAATTTTCGTGCTAAATTATTCATTAGTAGTATGCTTTTTATAGTAATTATGTCTCCAGATATTTTAATGGCAATTTCATTACTAGTTTTATTCATGTTAATGGGTATTTCACTTGGTTTTTGGTCTTTATTATTATCTCATATAACATTTTGTTTACCGTTTGTTGTTATTACTATATATTCTCGCTTAAATGGGTTTGATAAGCGTATTTTAGAAGTAGCGAAAGATCTTGGTGCTGGAGAAATTACTATCTTATATAAAATTCTTATACCATTAATGCTTCCAGCCATTATTGCAAGTTGGTTATTAAGTTTTACGTTATCTATGGATGATATAGTAATTTCTTCATTTGTCACCAATCCAACTTTTGAAATATTACCGCTAAAAATTTATTCAATGGTAAAAATTGGTGTATCTCCAGAAATTAATGCTTTAGCAACTATTTTAATGTTATTGTCATTGTTAATATTAATCACGAGTCAACTATTGTTCCGTGATAAAACTAAGCCCTTAGGAAATATATGA
- the treA gene encoding alpha,alpha-trehalase TreA yields MVKNVVLKSIRFTFWLSTALLAGSSTAYSEYTKYKTSSNQPHTPDTLLGSLFDTVQKKRIYPDQKTFADAIPKYDPASILSYWQAQKNQHDFNLKKFIEKNFILPKEQNKYVPPIGQSLREHINNLWPVLTRTSQHSNQYDSLLSLPKPYVVPGGRFREVYYWDSYFTMLGLAESGHWDIVQNMIDNFASQLNKYGHIPNGNRSYYLSRSQPPFFSLMIDLLAQHKGDKIYRQYLPQMKKEYNYWMEDSNTVTVGHAIKRVVKLTNGTLLNRYWDDRDVPRTESWLDDINTAKKAPKRNKKQVYRDLRSGAASGWDFSSRWFADAHNLASIHITQLVPIDLNSLLFHLEKTLAKASKIANKYNDARKFNNYAKKRQIAINRYLWDKKNGWYADYNWKKRKITNQLTAATLFPLYTKLAYYKQAKRVASVVDKQLLKPGGLITTTINSGQQWDAPNGWAPLQWVAIEGLEHYNQFHIANTIGHNFLQNVQQTYNKEHKLIEKYIVEGTKLGGGIGGEYPLQDGFGWTNAVTLLLLDKYCPKDKICNNANTILNSNIKVLNTIN; encoded by the coding sequence ATGGTAAAAAATGTCGTATTAAAGTCAATACGGTTTACTTTTTGGCTAAGCACGGCTTTATTAGCAGGTTCTTCTACTGCATATTCTGAATATACAAAGTATAAAACATCGAGTAACCAACCTCATACTCCTGATACTTTATTAGGTTCACTTTTTGATACGGTACAAAAGAAAAGAATTTATCCAGATCAAAAAACATTTGCTGATGCTATTCCTAAATATGATCCTGCATCTATTTTATCTTACTGGCAAGCACAAAAAAATCAGCATGATTTTAATTTAAAAAAATTTATAGAAAAAAATTTTATTTTACCCAAAGAACAAAATAAATATGTTCCACCTATTGGACAAAGCTTACGAGAACATATTAACAATTTATGGCCGGTATTAACACGAACTAGTCAACATTCTAATCAATATGATTCCCTTTTATCTTTACCAAAACCATATGTTGTTCCTGGTGGTCGGTTCCGTGAAGTATATTATTGGGATAGTTATTTTACAATGCTCGGGCTTGCAGAAAGTGGTCATTGGGATATAGTACAAAACATGATTGATAACTTTGCTTCTCAGCTTAATAAATATGGTCATATACCCAACGGAAATCGTAGTTATTATCTCAGTCGTTCACAACCTCCTTTTTTTAGTTTGATGATAGATTTACTAGCACAACATAAAGGCGATAAAATATATCGTCAATATTTACCTCAAATGAAAAAAGAATATAACTATTGGATGGAAGATAGTAATACTGTAACAGTAGGGCATGCTATCAAACGTGTAGTTAAATTAACTAATGGTACATTATTGAATCGTTATTGGGATGATCGTGATGTTCCACGTACTGAATCTTGGTTAGATGATATCAACACTGCAAAAAAAGCACCAAAACGAAATAAAAAACAAGTTTATCGTGACTTACGCTCTGGTGCTGCTTCTGGATGGGATTTTAGCTCTCGTTGGTTTGCTGATGCACATAATCTAGCATCAATTCACATAACACAACTTGTTCCAATTGATTTAAATAGTTTATTATTTCATTTAGAAAAAACACTAGCTAAAGCATCAAAAATAGCTAATAAATATAATGATGCAAGAAAATTCAATAACTATGCTAAAAAGCGTCAAATAGCAATTAATCGTTATCTGTGGGATAAAAAAAATGGTTGGTATGCTGATTATAATTGGAAAAAAAGAAAAATTACTAATCAATTGACAGCTGCCACATTATTCCCTTTATATACTAAACTTGCTTATTATAAACAAGCTAAACGTGTAGCATCAGTAGTAGATAAACAGTTATTAAAACCTGGTGGTCTAATTACTACTACGATAAATAGTGGTCAGCAATGGGATGCTCCTAATGGTTGGGCACCTTTACAATGGGTTGCTATTGAAGGTTTAGAACATTATAATCAATTTCATATAGCAAATACAATCGGTCATAATTTTCTACAAAATGTTCAACAAACTTATAATAAAGAACATAAATTAATTGAGAAATATATAGTAGAAGGGACAAAATTAGGTGGTGGTATAGGAGGTGAATATCCATTACAAGATGGTTTTGGTTGGACAAACGCAGTTACACTACTTCTTTTAGATAAATATTGTCCAAAAGATAAAATCTGTAATAATGCTAATACTATTTTAAATTCTAATATTAAAGTATTAAATACTATAAACTAA
- the hflD gene encoding high frequency lysogenization protein HflD, which yields MAKNYYEITLALSGVCQSAYMVQQLAHKGYCHDAALSVSLSSLLHINPKSTLAVFNNDENNLYLGLKTLLTVLNSHNHRKGNIELMRYTLSLMMLERKLKGNKQAQSNLIERINQLDRQRVHYELESDTIINIISSIYLDIISPLGPRIQVTGSQVLQNIQVQCKVRAILLTGIRSAVLWQQIGGSRLQLMFSRQKLLEEAKTILSRLSTSY from the coding sequence GTGGCTAAAAATTATTATGAAATTACCTTAGCATTGTCTGGAGTATGTCAATCAGCTTATATGGTACAACAATTAGCACATAAAGGATATTGTCATGATGCTGCGCTCAGCGTTTCATTGAGTAGTCTACTTCATATCAATCCTAAATCAACATTAGCTGTATTTAATAATGATGAAAATAATTTGTACTTAGGATTGAAAACATTGTTAACTGTATTAAACAGTCATAATCATCGGAAGGGAAACATAGAATTAATGCGGTATACTCTTAGCTTAATGATGTTAGAACGTAAATTAAAAGGGAATAAACAAGCACAATCTAACCTTATCGAGAGGATTAATCAGCTAGATCGCCAAAGGGTACATTATGAATTAGAATCTGATACTATTATTAATATTATAAGTAGTATTTATCTTGATATAATCAGTCCGTTAGGTCCTCGTATTCAAGTAACTGGCTCCCAAGTATTACAAAATATACAAGTACAATGCAAGGTACGTGCTATTCTTTTAACCGGTATACGTTCTGCAGTTCTATGGCAACAAATAGGTGGTAGTCGCCTACAGTTAATGTTTTCGCGACAGAAATTATTAGAAGAAGCAAAAACCATTTTATCCCGATTGAGTACATCTTATTGA
- a CDS encoding transglycosylase SLT domain-containing protein, whose translation MINNNYYYKNKNLIVKIFIFITLLLTGCAKGIRKEFSFKNIFFTQYPSLKIHKLNKNNNWERLTENAANHYGVDKKLINAIINVESGGNPNAVSSSHAVGLMQIKASTAGREVYYSQGRKGQPSFLELRDPVNNINIGVAYIKILQSSMLAGIRNPLTLRYATIVSYANGASALLRTFDNNRNRAIAMINIMTPDQFYQHVENKHPASQAQLYLWKVTRAYRIMN comes from the coding sequence ATGATAAATAATAATTATTATTATAAAAATAAAAATTTAATCGTGAAAATATTTATTTTTATAACCTTATTACTTACTGGCTGCGCAAAAGGAATAAGAAAAGAATTTTCTTTTAAAAATATTTTTTTTACTCAATATCCATCTCTAAAAATACATAAATTAAATAAAAACAACAATTGGGAAAGACTGACAGAAAATGCTGCTAATCATTATGGTGTTGATAAAAAGTTAATAAATGCCATAATAAATGTTGAGTCTGGAGGTAATCCTAATGCAGTAAGTAGTTCACATGCTGTTGGTTTAATGCAAATTAAAGCATCAACAGCTGGTCGTGAAGTTTATTATTCGCAAGGTCGTAAAGGGCAACCATCTTTTTTAGAGTTACGAGATCCAGTAAACAATATTAATATTGGTGTAGCTTATATAAAAATTTTGCAAAGTTCAATGCTTGCAGGTATACGTAATCCACTTACACTACGTTATGCAACAATTGTATCTTATGCAAATGGAGCTAGTGCTTTATTACGTACTTTTGATAATAATAGAAATCGTGCTATTGCAATGATTAATATAATGACACCAGATCAATTCTATCAACACGTGGAAAATAAACATCCAGCATCTCAAGCTCAACTATATTTATGGAAAGTAACTAGAGCATATCGTATTATGAATTAA
- the purB gene encoding adenylosuccinate lyase — protein MGLSFLTAVSPIDGRYGDKINSLRDIFSEYGLFKFRIKIEIYWLKKLSTTVEIKEVPMFDADINAILDNIFINFSEKDAEIIKNIERDTNHDMKAVEYFLKEKLVHIPVVCGVSEFIHFGCTSEDINNLSYALMLKMARCDIIIPLWEKIIYAVQTLAREYKDIPFLARTHGQPAIPSTIGKEMANVVYRMKRQLLQLNQIEILGKFNGAVGNYNAHVAAYPKINWHELSEEFVTSLGLTWNPYTTQIEPHDYIAELFNCIVRFNIILIDFNRDIWGYIALNFFKQKIISKEISSSTMPHKVNPINFENSEGNLGLANAIMQHLASKLPISRWQRDLTDSTLLRNLGVGLGYSLIAYNSVLNGISKLEVNQENLLQELNSNWKILAEPIQTVMRRYGIKKPYETLKTFTRGKHINEIDIKNFIDSLKLPKEEKTRLKKMTPACYLGYAVQLVDELK, from the coding sequence ATGGGATTATCTTTTCTAACAGCCGTTTCTCCTATTGATGGTCGTTATGGAGATAAAATTAATTCATTACGAGATATTTTTAGTGAATATGGTTTATTTAAATTTCGGATAAAAATTGAGATTTATTGGTTAAAGAAATTATCTACAACAGTAGAGATCAAAGAAGTTCCTATGTTTGATGCAGATATAAATGCTATTCTTGATAACATATTTATCAATTTTAGTGAAAAAGATGCTGAAATCATCAAAAATATTGAACGTGATACTAATCATGATATGAAAGCAGTTGAATATTTTCTTAAAGAAAAGTTAGTACATATTCCTGTTGTATGTGGCGTATCTGAATTTATACACTTTGGCTGTACCTCTGAAGATATTAATAATTTGTCATATGCTCTTATGCTAAAAATGGCACGTTGTGATATAATAATCCCATTATGGGAAAAAATTATTTATGCTGTACAAACTTTAGCACGAGAATATAAAGATATCCCTTTTTTAGCACGTACCCATGGTCAACCAGCTATACCTTCGACTATTGGTAAAGAAATGGCAAATGTGGTATACCGTATGAAACGCCAATTGCTTCAATTAAATCAAATTGAGATACTTGGAAAATTCAATGGTGCTGTTGGCAACTATAACGCCCATGTAGCAGCTTATCCAAAGATTAACTGGCATGAATTAAGTGAAGAATTTGTTACATCACTAGGTCTTACCTGGAATCCGTATACTACCCAAATTGAACCGCACGATTATATTGCTGAATTATTTAATTGTATTGTACGTTTTAATATTATTCTTATAGATTTTAATCGTGATATTTGGGGTTATATTGCACTTAATTTTTTTAAACAAAAAATTATTTCTAAAGAAATTAGTTCATCTACAATGCCACATAAAGTCAATCCAATTAATTTTGAAAATTCTGAAGGAAATCTTGGTTTAGCTAACGCTATAATGCAGCATTTAGCTAGTAAATTACCAATTTCTCGTTGGCAACGCGATCTAACAGACTCTACTTTGTTACGTAATCTTGGTGTTGGTCTTGGGTATTCTTTGATTGCTTATAATTCAGTACTAAATGGAATATCTAAGTTAGAAGTTAATCAAGAAAATCTTTTGCAAGAATTAAATTCTAACTGGAAAATACTAGCAGAACCAATTCAAACTGTAATGCGTCGTTACGGTATTAAAAAACCATACGAAACACTAAAAACTTTTACTCGAGGTAAACATATAAATGAGATTGATATAAAAAATTTTATTGATAGTTTAAAATTACCAAAAGAAGAAAAAACTCGTTTAAAAAAAATGACTCCAGCATGTTATCTTGGATACGCTGTTCAATTAGTTGATGAACTTAAATAA
- the potB gene encoding spermidine/putrescine ABC transporter permease PotB, whose product MNIMCNYLKKIIITLIFTWLALFVLLPNLMILITSFLKSNNVHFISMPFTLNNYRKLFDPLYIQVLLHSLYIAFIATVCCLLLGYYFAWCLNQLSIYIRPLMLFLLIIPFWINSLIRIYGLKIFLSTRGWLNHFLLWLGIIDIPFHIMYTTTAIILGLIYILFPFMVLPLYSSLEKIDKSYLEAARDLGASNLQIFIQIILPLTLPGIIAGWLLVFIPAMGLFYITDLMGGAKNLMIGNIIKNQFLNIRDWPFGSATSVVMIFLMGLMLLIYWYTIRFLDDKVNL is encoded by the coding sequence ATGAACATCATGTGTAATTACTTAAAAAAAATTATTATTACTTTAATTTTTACTTGGTTAGCACTATTTGTTCTTTTGCCTAATTTAATGATTTTGATTACCAGCTTTCTTAAGAGCAATAATGTACATTTTATTAGTATGCCCTTTACATTGAACAACTACCGTAAGCTATTTGATCCTTTATATATACAAGTACTACTACATTCGCTTTATATAGCGTTTATAGCTACAGTATGTTGTTTATTACTTGGTTATTATTTTGCTTGGTGTTTAAATCAATTATCAATTTATATTCGTCCATTAATGTTATTTTTATTAATTATTCCTTTTTGGATAAATTCATTAATTAGAATTTATGGTCTAAAAATTTTCTTAAGCACACGTGGATGGTTAAATCATTTTTTATTATGGTTAGGCATAATAGATATACCATTTCATATTATGTATACAACTACTGCAATCATTCTTGGACTAATTTATATCTTGTTTCCATTTATGGTATTACCTCTTTACTCAAGTCTAGAAAAAATAGATAAGTCCTATTTAGAAGCAGCTCGTGATCTAGGTGCTAGTAATTTACAAATATTTATTCAAATTATACTTCCTCTTACTCTCCCTGGTATTATTGCTGGTTGGTTACTAGTATTTATTCCAGCGATGGGTTTATTTTATATAACTGATTTAATGGGAGGAGCAAAAAATTTAATGATAGGTAATATAATTAAAAACCAATTTCTTAATATACGTGACTGGCCTTTCGGATCTGCTACTAGTGTAGTAATGATTTTTCTAATGGGATTGATGCTATTAATTTATTGGTACACAATACGTTTTTTAGATGACAAAGTGAATTTATAA
- the mnmA gene encoding tRNA 2-thiouridine(34) synthase MnmA — protein sequence MFYNNEKKVIVGMSGGVDSSVSAWLLQKQGYHVEGVFMKNWEEDDNDHCTANDDLNDVKIVCHTLGIKLHKINFASEYWDYVFELFLKEHRIGRTPNPDILCNKEIKFKVFLDFALEDLNADFIATGHYVRSQNKNGNYYLLRGFDQNKDQSYFLYTLNQQQIAKSLFPVGTLKKNEVRRIAEDIGLINAKKKDSTGICFIGKRKLYNFLSRYLPTKPGAIKTVNGEIVGIHQGLMYYTLGQRKGLGIGGQKHYNNNGLPWYVVDKDLDQNNLIIAQGSKHPQLMSVGLIAKQLHWVNQKAIIIPLRCTAKIRYRQKDVPCKLISYRHDSIEIHFDEPIIAVTPGQSIVLYLGDICLGGGIIEQRLPLIKN from the coding sequence ATGTTTTACAATAATGAAAAAAAAGTAATTGTTGGTATGTCAGGAGGCGTAGATTCTTCTGTTTCTGCTTGGTTATTGCAAAAGCAAGGTTATCATGTTGAAGGTGTATTCATGAAAAACTGGGAAGAAGATGATAATGATCATTGTACTGCAAACGACGACTTAAATGATGTAAAGATTGTATGTCATACACTTGGAATTAAATTACACAAAATTAATTTTGCATCAGAATATTGGGATTATGTATTTGAATTATTTCTTAAAGAACATAGAATTGGTCGTACTCCAAATCCTGATATTTTATGTAATAAAGAAATTAAGTTTAAAGTTTTTCTTGATTTTGCATTAGAAGATCTTAATGCAGATTTTATTGCTACTGGACATTACGTACGTAGCCAAAATAAAAACGGTAATTACTATCTATTACGTGGATTTGATCAAAATAAAGATCAAAGCTATTTTCTTTATACTTTAAATCAGCAACAAATAGCAAAAAGTTTATTCCCTGTTGGTACATTAAAAAAAAATGAAGTTAGGCGTATAGCTGAAGATATTGGGTTAATTAATGCAAAGAAGAAAGACTCAACTGGTATATGCTTTATTGGAAAAAGAAAACTTTATAATTTTCTTAGTCGTTATCTTCCTACTAAACCAGGAGCAATAAAGACTGTTAATGGAGAAATTGTCGGGATACATCAAGGATTAATGTATTACACATTAGGTCAGCGTAAAGGATTAGGTATTGGTGGACAAAAACATTACAACAACAATGGACTGCCTTGGTATGTTGTCGACAAAGATCTAGACCAAAATAATCTCATTATAGCACAAGGTAGTAAACATCCTCAGTTAATGTCAGTGGGTTTGATTGCAAAACAGTTACATTGGGTAAATCAAAAAGCTATTATAATACCACTACGATGTACAGCAAAAATTCGTTATCGTCAAAAAGATGTTCCATGTAAATTGATATCTTACAGACATGATTCCATAGAAATACATTTTGATGAGCCAATTATAGCAGTTACTCCTGGTCAATCAATTGTATTATATCTTGGTGATATATGCCTTGGAGGCGGAATTATTGAACAACGCCTACCTCTAATAAAAAACTGA
- a CDS encoding GlsB/YeaQ/YmgE family stress response membrane protein produces MGILSWIIFGLFVGIIAKWIIPGKDNHRGVIFTIILGIIGALVGGWISTLFGFGKVDGFNFTSLLVAVIGSIIILWFYRQIRR; encoded by the coding sequence ATGGGTATTCTTTCATGGATTATTTTTGGACTTTTTGTAGGTATCATAGCTAAATGGATTATACCAGGTAAAGATAACCACCGTGGAGTTATATTTACAATTATTTTAGGAATTATTGGTGCATTAGTTGGAGGTTGGATTAGTACATTGTTTGGTTTTGGAAAAGTAGATGGTTTTAACTTTACTAGTCTTTTGGTTGCAGTGATTGGTTCTATTATTATTTTATGGTTTTATCGACAAATACGTAGATAA